From Paenibacillus graminis:
CGCAAGGATGAAGATATGGTCAAGCAGTGGGAGCCGGAAACGCCGCTGAAGTACGCGGCAATGCAGCGTGAAATTCTGGCATCCGCCGCAGAGGCGCTGCGGCCCGGAGGAACACTCGTCTACTCCACCTGCACCTTTGCCGTAGAAGAGAATGAAGGGATGATCAGGGAGTTTCTGAACAGCCATCCGGAGTTTTCGCTTATTCCTGTAGGCGGAACCGGATCTTTTGCGCCAGGCCTTGGGGGGCTGCCGGAAGCAGCCCGGCTGTGGCCGCATAAAGTTAAAGGCGAAGGGCACTTTATGGCCGTATTGCGCCATGACGGAAGCGGAGCGTCCGCCGAGGAAGGCGCAGTATATCCGGCACATAACGGCCGGGACAAGGCGTTGTCTGTTTCCCCGCGGAACAAAGGGGGGAAGGCGCAGGCCTCCGCCAAGGCCGCTGCTGCGAGAGCGGATGGCGGACGCGGTGGCAAACCCGGCCGCGCTGCCGGCAAATCTGGCGGCGCGGCTCCGGGACGCCAGTCTCAGGGCATGGGAGAAGAGGCAGCACTGGCTGCATATGCCATATTCGCCGAAGAACAGCTGGGCTGGCAGCCTTCCGGATACCCGGTACTGTTCGGAGATCATTTGTATCTCTCCCCGCTGCCAAAGGCTGCGCTGGACGGGCTGAAGACAATTCGTCCCGGCTGGTATGTAGGGCATATCCGCAGCGGACGGTTCATTCCCGGACATCCGCTCGCTACCGCGCTGCATCCTGCCGAAAGTACCCGCTGCCTCTCCTTGTCCAGTTCAAGTGGCGAAGGTGTCTCGTATCTGAAAGGAGAGACGCTCTCTATTACGGCAGACCGTTTATCTGTAAAGCCCGGCAGTCCCTCCAAGGGATACGTACTGGTCTGTATCGACGGTTACAGTGCAGGCTGGGGCAAATGGCAGGACGGCATGCTGAAGAATGAATATCCCGCAGGCTGGAGGTGGACATAGCGTATGAGTGCGGCAGGAAATTCTCCCAAAAAACAACGGCTCGATAAAGTGCTGTCCCACATGGGGATAGGCTCCCGCAGTGATATCCGCAAACAGGCCAAGCAAGGACTGATTAGGGTGAACGGCACTGTAATTAAAGACAGCAGCTTCCATGTTGATCCCTATGCTGACCAAATCGAGGTTAGCGGCGAGCCGGTGGTCTATCGTGAATATATCTACCTGATGATGAATAAGCCGCCGGGCGTGCTGTCTGCTACAGAAGATAAGCGGGATCGTACAGTGCTGGACCTGCTCAAGCCGGATTATGCGCAGTTCGAGCCGTTTCCGGTCGGAAGGCTGGATAAGGATACGGTAGGCTTACTGCTGCTGACCAATGACGGACAGCTGGCCCATGAGCTGCTCTCACCCCGCAAGCATGTGCCGAAGACGTATGAGGCTACGGTTGAGGGCGAGGTGGATGCCGCGGATGTGGCTGCTTTTGCCGCCGGTGTTGAGCTGGATGACGGGTATGTGACATTGCCTGCACAGCTCACCATATTGGGCAGAGAACGCGGAAGCAAGACCTTATCGCAGATTTCACTGACCATTACCGAGGGGAAATTCCATCAGGTAAAGCGGATGTTTTTGGCGGTAGGCAAAAAAGTAATCTTCCTAAAAAGAGTCTCCATGGGCGCACTGAAGCTGGATGAGCGTCTGGCTCCCGGGGCTTGCCGGGAACTGACGGCCGAAGAGCTGCGGGTGCTTGGCGGCGGGGAAGCTGAAGGCAATGAACTGCCAAACTTTATCCCTATATAGATTGAACTTGAAAAAATAAGAATAAGGGGAAAAGTGGCGTAGGAGAAGTTTGGAACTGTAGGAGCGGTAGCGTCCGTCTTTGTCTGCGGATTTAATCGCGACCAGCGGGTTAGAATCAAGAAATCTGCAGTTGGGCAGCGGCCAGAAGTCCAAACATTCACTGTAGTCCGGTTAACAGATAATAGATACAATGAAATATTTACAGATAAAGAAAGACAAGGATGGTGGGGTATGAAATACAAGCTGATAGCGCTGGATGTGGATGGGACGCTCCTGAATGACGACCACAAGCTGAGCCCGGAAAATAGGGAGGCTATAGCGGAGGTGACCCGGCAGGGCGGGCAAATCGTCTTGTGCACAGGCCGCAGTCCGCAAAATTCGATTCCTTTCATGGAGGAGATGGGGCTGGCCGGATATGTACTGGGACACAATGGAGCCGCCACAGTTCGGGTGGAGGACCGTGAGGTACTGCATATCTACGGGCTGGATGCCCGCGGACTAGATCCTTATATTGATTATTGCCGTGCGCGAGATATTCATTATGATGTGAATACTGCTTTTGACATGTATGTGGACAATGTGGCCAACCTCACCAAAGAAGCGACGTTTATGTACGAACATTTCCGGATTACGCCTGCATCACTCCCGGCTTGGGAGGATTTCCGCGAACCGGTTGTCAAATTTACGGTATTCACTAAATCGGATATTCTGGACGAAGCCCAGCGCGAATGGAGCACCTGGACGCATCTATATAATATTGTGCGCAGCGGGGAATTTTTTGTTGATTTCATGCATCCGGATGCTTCCAAAGGCAATGCGCTGATGAATCTGGCTTCCCAGCTGGGGATTGCGCAGGAAGAAGTTCTGTCCATTGGGAATTATTATAATGACATATCCATGCTGACATACGCCGGCCTTGGCATTGCCATGGACAACTCGCCACTGGAGGTCAAGGCGGCAGCGGATGCAATTACGGGCAGCAACAATGATCATGGCGTTCGCGACGCATTGGTGAAGTACTGCTTGTCCTGACGGATATTCT
This genomic window contains:
- a CDS encoding Cof-type HAD-IIB family hydrolase, with protein sequence MKYKLIALDVDGTLLNDDHKLSPENREAIAEVTRQGGQIVLCTGRSPQNSIPFMEEMGLAGYVLGHNGAATVRVEDREVLHIYGLDARGLDPYIDYCRARDIHYDVNTAFDMYVDNVANLTKEATFMYEHFRITPASLPAWEDFREPVVKFTVFTKSDILDEAQREWSTWTHLYNIVRSGEFFVDFMHPDASKGNALMNLASQLGIAQEEVLSIGNYYNDISMLTYAGLGIAMDNSPLEVKAAADAITGSNNDHGVRDALVKYCLS
- a CDS encoding RsmB/NOP family class I SAM-dependent RNA methyltransferase, whose translation is MAVELPGTFMQRMKDMLGSDYEQFAESYQETPYSGIRANTLKISVEALRALSPFTLEPIPWCPSGFYTEAGARPGKHPYYHAGLYYIQEPSAMAPVELLGVQPGDRVLDLCAAPGGKSTQIAAKLQGEGLLVSNDLHPDRTKALAKNLELYGVRNGIVLNESPGRIAAAFPAFFDRILIDAPCSGEGMFRKDEDMVKQWEPETPLKYAAMQREILASAAEALRPGGTLVYSTCTFAVEENEGMIREFLNSHPEFSLIPVGGTGSFAPGLGGLPEAARLWPHKVKGEGHFMAVLRHDGSGASAEEGAVYPAHNGRDKALSVSPRNKGGKAQASAKAAAARADGGRGGKPGRAAGKSGGAAPGRQSQGMGEEAALAAYAIFAEEQLGWQPSGYPVLFGDHLYLSPLPKAALDGLKTIRPGWYVGHIRSGRFIPGHPLATALHPAESTRCLSLSSSSGEGVSYLKGETLSITADRLSVKPGSPSKGYVLVCIDGYSAGWGKWQDGMLKNEYPAGWRWT
- a CDS encoding pseudouridine synthase, giving the protein MSAAGNSPKKQRLDKVLSHMGIGSRSDIRKQAKQGLIRVNGTVIKDSSFHVDPYADQIEVSGEPVVYREYIYLMMNKPPGVLSATEDKRDRTVLDLLKPDYAQFEPFPVGRLDKDTVGLLLLTNDGQLAHELLSPRKHVPKTYEATVEGEVDAADVAAFAAGVELDDGYVTLPAQLTILGRERGSKTLSQISLTITEGKFHQVKRMFLAVGKKVIFLKRVSMGALKLDERLAPGACRELTAEELRVLGGGEAEGNELPNFIPI